In bacterium (Candidatus Blackallbacteria) CG13_big_fil_rev_8_21_14_2_50_49_14, one DNA window encodes the following:
- a CDS encoding dCTP deaminase encodes MGIKSDTWIRKMALEEGMIQPFVERQVSQGIISYGLSSYGYDLRVSNHFKIFTNINNTVVDPKAFDENSFIDFIGDVCTIPPNSFALASSIEYFKIPDDVLTICLGKSTYARCGIIVNVTPFEPGWEGFVTLEISNTTPLPCRIYANEGLCQVLFFQGDEVCETNYRSREGKYQSQTGIVLPKIR; translated from the coding sequence ATGGGCATTAAATCAGATACCTGGATCCGCAAAATGGCATTGGAAGAAGGCATGATCCAGCCTTTCGTGGAACGTCAGGTCTCTCAGGGGATTATCTCCTACGGCCTTTCCTCCTATGGCTATGACCTGCGGGTGAGTAACCATTTTAAAATTTTTACGAATATCAACAACACGGTGGTCGACCCCAAGGCCTTTGATGAAAATTCCTTCATCGATTTCATTGGCGATGTCTGCACCATTCCCCCCAATTCGTTTGCTTTGGCCAGTTCGATTGAATACTTTAAAATTCCCGATGATGTGCTGACCATCTGCTTGGGCAAGAGCACCTATGCCCGCTGTGGCATTATCGTGAACGTCACCCCTTTTGAGCCCGGTTGGGAAGGCTTCGTGACGCTTGAAATTTCCAATACCACGCCGCTGCCCTGTCGGATTTATGCCAATGAGGGCCTGTGTCAGGTGCTCTTTTTTCAGGGCGATGAGGTGTGTGAAACCAATTACCGCAGCCGTGAGGGCAAATACCAGTCTCAGACAGGGATTGTCTTGCCCAAGATTCGTTAA